A stretch of DNA from Euzebyales bacterium:
CTACCCGACTACTATCGCGCGATCGGGTTCGAGCGCCTCGCGCCCAAGTGCATCTTCGGCACCGACTTCCCCGCCATCCCCGGCCTGCGCAAGAATGCCGAGGCGGTCGCCGGGCTCGGCCTGCCCATCCACGTGCTCGAACGCGTGCTGTGGCGCAACGCCTCCGAGGTCTACGGCCTCGACCGGCTCCCGGCACTGGCGGCGCGTCTGCCACACTGACGGCATGTGCCCTGCATGTGGCGCCGTCGTGCGGTCCGGTGACCGCTTCTGCGCGACGTGCAGCGCGTCCGTGTCCCCCGGCGCCGCGACCCGACGGGCGGGGCGCCACGCCGTCTCGGGCGAGCGCAAGGTCGTCACCATCCTGTTCGCCGACATCGTCAACTCGACCCGGGTGATCGAGGACGTCGACCCCGAGCAGGCCGTGGCGCGGCTGCAGCCCGTCCTGGACGCGATGACGGCGGCGGTGCACACCTATGACGGCATCGTCAGCTCCGTCATGGGCGACGGCGTGCTGGCGCTGTTCGGTGCGCCGGTGGCACACGAGGACCACGCGGTCCGTGCGGCGTACGCGGCGCTGGACATGCTGGCGGACGTGCGCGCGGCCACCGACGGAACGATCGACATCCGCGTCGGCGTGCACACCGGCGAGGTCCTCCTGCGGACGATCGAGACCGACCTCTCCCGGGACTACACCGCGCTGGGTCCGGCGGTGCACCTGGCCTCGAGGATGGAGCGGATGGCCGGGCCGGGACAAGCGCTGCTGACCGCGCATTCCGCCAGGCTGACCCAGGGCTTCGTCGAAACCGAGTGCCTCGGCGCGATGCCCGTGCGCGGGTTCGACGAGCCGTTCGAGGTGCACCGGCTGGTCCGCCGCACCGGTGTCGTCGCCGTACCATCCGCTGATCCCGCTGCTGCTCGGGGAGTCGGACGGCCATGACGGCCTCGACAGGACGACCGTCCGCGGTCAGCTGGCCGCGACCGTGACCACGGTGGCACCGACGGTGGGTGCCACCGCATCGACGCGCTGGTCGCCATGGTCGGCGGCGAGCCTGACAGGGCCGAGTGGGCCGTCCTGGACCCACCGCGCCGCCGGCGGCGCATCCGCGACGCCGTCCGCGCCGTGATCGGCGAGGCCGCCCGGCGCCGAACCGAGCTGCTCGTCGTCGAGGACCTGCACTCGATCGACGAGGACACGCAGGCCGTCCTCGACGACATCGTCGCGGCCGCGGTGGACGCCCGATCCATCTGGTCGTGACCTCCCGCCCCGGCTACGACGA
This window harbors:
- a CDS encoding adenylate/guanylate cyclase domain-containing protein encodes the protein MSPGAATRRAGRHAVSGERKVVTILFADIVNSTRVIEDVDPEQAVARLQPVLDAMTAAVHTYDGIVSSVMGDGVLALFGAPVAHEDHAVRAAYAALDMLADVRAATDGTIDIRVGVHTGEVLLRTIETDLSRDYTALGPAVHLASRMERMAGPGQALLTAHSARLTQGFVETECLGAMPVRGFDEPFEVHRLVRRTGVVAVPSADPAAARGVGRP